The genomic interval CGCAGTACGCGGCGGGCGAATCGCGCCAGGATGGGTTTGCCAAATTGTTCGAAGTGCGCGCGACCGAGAACGACATTTCGTTCTTGTCCAATTATCTCACCAAAGAGTTGGCGCTGAAACTGAATCTGTTCAGTTATGGATACGCCGACGAAGAGGATACGAGCAACCACGATATTCGCGTCAAGAGTCGCGCGTACGACGACGTGATGCGCGCGCTCCTTGCGCCGCACTATAATTACGGCGCGCCGAAAATCGTCGTCGTCGAAGCGCATCCCAGCGAGTTGCGCTTGCAGCACGAGAAAGGATCGCTGGGCGATTTGGACGCGCGCTACGCGGAGAAAACGATGGGGTATATTTTTGAACTGTGGAAAAAGCCGGTCGTGTTGGAGGCGCGTCAAGGTGAACATTCGATCAAGTTCACCTTTAATCAGTCCGGCTTCAGTCAAACCAAGTAACGGCACACCCACCATCAAAAATCAGAATCCAGGTTTCCCCGCAGGGAAGAAACCTGGATTCTTGTTTAGCAAGGTTCGCGCGCGGGAGCGCCGATCAAATCTCGCCGTTGGATATTAATTGCAGAAAAATCGCGGCGACCTTTGGATCGAAGTGTTTCCCGGCTTGTTCCCGAATGTAATTGAGCGCGGCTTCCTCGCTCCACGCGTGACGATAAGGGCGGTCGGAACACAGCGCGTCCCACACGTCCACGACGGCAAAGATGCGCGCGACCAGCGGGATTTGTTCGCCCTTTAGCCCGCGCGGGTAGCCGGTGCCGTCCCATTTTTCGTGGTGACAGTACGGAATGTCGAGCGCCGGCTTGAGGTACGGAATCGTCGCCAACATTTGGAACGCGGATTCGGGATGCGAGCGCATGATCTGCCACTCGTCGTCGCTTAGTTTGGTGCTCTTGAGTAGAATTGAATCGGGCACGCCCATTTTGCCAATGTCGTGCAAGAGCGCGCCGCGCCGGATGTGCACCATGTCTTCCTGAGGAATGTTCATCGCGCGCGCCAGGCGCAAGGTTAGCTCCATCACTCGTTCGGTGTGTCCCTGAGTCTCCCGATCGCGCAGGTCTAACGCGCGCGACCACCCGTGAATCGTTTCATCGTAGGCAAGCGCGAGTTCGATGTTCGAGCGCTGCAAGTTGTTAAAGAGGGTGGCGTTGTCTATCGCCACGGCGGCTTGGGTTGCCAGGGTGTTCAAAAATTCGAGCCATTCGGCATTCGCCTCGATGGGCGCGCGATGAAAGATTTCCAAAACACCTTTGATGTCGCCTTTGGCGATGAGCGGCACGGCGAAATAATCCACGAAATCTTCGCCGCCGAGCCAGGTCGTACGCGCCAACCCGTTCGTATCCTTGTCCCAGTGGGACGCCGTGATAATTCGGCGTTCCAGCGCCGCGCGCCCGGCATACCCTTCCCCCAGCCGTAACCGCGTTTGGCTCGTCGCGCTCGACCGAAAACCGCGTCCCGCCACGTATTCCAAGATATGCGAATGCGGATCGTAGAGCAAGACCTCGGCGGCATCCACGTGGAGTTGCGTTGTGGCTTGCTCCAAAAAGACGCCAATCGTAAAACGCAAATCGAAACTAGACGTGATGGTGATATCAATTTGGTGCAATGCCTGGGTGCGCTCCAAGCGTCGTTGCGCGTCATCGTACAGGCGCGCGCGGCGCAAGGTGTTGCCCACCATCTCGCCGATGGTGGCGAGCAAACGCACTTCGGCGGGCGAGAAGGGTTTGGCGTCCGGCGTGCGCGGGCGCGCGATCATCATCACGCCCAAGAACTCGATCTCGGATTGCAAGGGCACGAACGCCGCGGGACCAATGTGCTCGGTGGCTTCGAGAACCAGACGCCGGGGGTCACTGGCATAATCCAACGTGACGTAGGGGCGTCGTGTGTGGAGGACTATTCCACCGATGGTCCCTTCGGTTCCATGCGTGTGCCCTACCGCGGACGCGATATGTCCTTCGGCAAACGCAATTTTGAATTGATCACTATTGAGTTGTTTCAGCGTGAGCGTCCCAGCATCCGCGTGGAAGATTTCCATGGTTTGGCGCAACGCGAGTTTCGCAACGTTGTCGGCTCCCTGCGCCTCGCGCAGTCGCGAGGAGACGGCGAAAAGCGCGTCGAGTTCCGTTCGGCTCGCGCGCTCTTGCTCGTACAAGCGCGCATTCGCAATCGCGAGCGCGGCTTGGTCCGCCAAGCCCTTGAGCAACGCGAGTTCGTCGTCGGCAAACTGACGGATTTCGCCGAACGAGTAGATGTTCAGCGAACCGATCAGTTCACTGTCGCGTTGCATCGCCCCGCTGACAACCGTGTGAATGTTCAAGTCGGTAAACAAGGGGGTATTGGGAAACTCGCGTCTTGCTTGGATGTCCGGAATGACCAAGACAGTGCGCTCCTCTAAAAGGTACCGGTCGAAGAACGCGCGCGGCACGGGCTGGGCGCGCGCCAGGTACTCCGCCGGCATTCCAAAATCGGCGGCATAGTAAAGCACTTGCTCATGTTCATCGTACAAGGTCACGGTCGCGCCGGGGACGTTGAGCGCGCGCGCGGTTTCCTCGCACACCGCGCCGAGTACCGCGTTCATATCGAGTTGGGCATTGAGTCGCGCGGCGACCCGCGCCAGCGCCTCCGCGCGTGCGGCGTTTTTCTGAATTTGCTCTTCGGCGCGCTTGCGTTCGGTAATGTCGCGCGTAATTCCCAGGAATCCAATCATCTGGTCTTGCGCGTCGCGGAGAAATGTAAAAGTGATTTCCACCCAGACGGTCGAGCCGTCTTTGCAATATTCTTCCAACTCCAGGGTGCGCGATGGCGGCGAATTCTGGTATGCCCTGTCTTCGATAGCCAGCGCTTCTTGAAAAGCGTTTGCCACCAATTCTAGCGACGCGGGCGTCAGGATCTCGACGACGGTTTGCGCCATGGCTTCTTCGACCGTATAACCACGCAGCCGGGTGACTGAAGGACTAATATAAGTAAAGTGAAGGTTCATATCCATCGCGAAGATGACATCGCTGGCATTCTCCGCGAGAAGGCGATAACGCGCTTCGCTGTCCCGGAGCGCCTCCTCGGCGCGTTTCCGTTCCACGCCTACTTGTTTCTCTGCGAGCGCGTGAACCACCGCGGGTCCCAATCGTTTAATGTTTTCTTTGATGATGTAGTTAGTTGCGCCGGCTTTCATGCACTCGACGGCGATGTCTTCATTCAGCGAGCCAGTCCAGACGACCACGGGCGTAAGCGGAACACGCTCGAGCGCCAGTTTCAGCGCGGTCATGCCGTCGAAGCGGGGTAGACTATAGTCTGAGAGGATGAGGTCGGGCTGGAATGTTTCGAGCGCGGTCAAATAGTCTTCGCGCGTCTCCACATTGCGGAACACGCATGGTCCAAGCGACCTGCGAATTTCGCGTTGGGCGAGTTCCGCATCTCTCGACGAATCCTCGACGATCAATATGCGAATCGGTTCATTTGCCATTTTTTGTAACAATCCGGGT from Chloroflexota bacterium carries:
- a CDS encoding GAF domain-containing protein codes for the protein MANEPIRILIVEDSSRDAELAQREIRRSLGPCVFRNVETREDYLTALETFQPDLILSDYSLPRFDGMTALKLALERVPLTPVVVWTGSLNEDIAVECMKAGATNYIIKENIKRLGPAVVHALAEKQVGVERKRAEEALRDSEARYRLLAENASDVIFAMDMNLHFTYISPSVTRLRGYTVEEAMAQTVVEILTPASLELVANAFQEALAIEDRAYQNSPPSRTLELEEYCKDGSTVWVEITFTFLRDAQDQMIGFLGITRDITERKRAEEQIQKNAARAEALARVAARLNAQLDMNAVLGAVCEETARALNVPGATVTLYDEHEQVLYYAADFGMPAEYLARAQPVPRAFFDRYLLEERTVLVIPDIQARREFPNTPLFTDLNIHTVVSGAMQRDSELIGSLNIYSFGEIRQFADDELALLKGLADQAALAIANARLYEQERASRTELDALFAVSSRLREAQGADNVAKLALRQTMEIFHADAGTLTLKQLNSDQFKIAFAEGHIASAVGHTHGTEGTIGGIVLHTRRPYVTLDYASDPRRLVLEATEHIGPAAFVPLQSEIEFLGVMMIARPRTPDAKPFSPAEVRLLATIGEMVGNTLRRARLYDDAQRRLERTQALHQIDITITSSFDLRFTIGVFLEQATTQLHVDAAEVLLYDPHSHILEYVAGRGFRSSATSQTRLRLGEGYAGRAALERRIITASHWDKDTNGLARTTWLGGEDFVDYFAVPLIAKGDIKGVLEIFHRAPIEANAEWLEFLNTLATQAAVAIDNATLFNNLQRSNIELALAYDETIHGWSRALDLRDRETQGHTERVMELTLRLARAMNIPQEDMVHIRRGALLHDIGKMGVPDSILLKSTKLSDDEWQIMRSHPESAFQMLATIPYLKPALDIPYCHHEKWDGTGYPRGLKGEQIPLVARIFAVVDVWDALCSDRPYRHAWSEEAALNYIREQAGKHFDPKVAAIFLQLISNGEI